In one window of Primulina tabacum isolate GXHZ01 chromosome 8, ASM2559414v2, whole genome shotgun sequence DNA:
- the LOC142553888 gene encoding small ribosomal subunit protein eS24z-like translates to MADKAVTIRPRKFMTNRLLSRKQFIIDVLHPGRPNVSKAELKEKLARMYEVKDPNAIFVFKFRTHFGGGKSTGFGLIYDSVENAKKFEPKYRLIRNGLDIKVEKSRKQMKERKNRAKKIRGVKKTKAGDVAKAGKKK, encoded by the exons ATGGCGGACAAGGCAGTAACGATTAGACCAAGGAAGTTCATGACAAATCGTCTTCTATCCAGGAAACAATTC ATCATTGATGTGTTGCATCCAGGAAGGCCCAATGTTTCCAAG GCTGAATTGAAGGAGAAATTGGCTAGGATGTATGAGGTAAAGGATCCAAATGCCATTTTTGTATTCAAATTCAGGACTCACTTTGGAGGAGGGAAATCTACTGGGTTTGGCTTGATCTATGATTCTGTTGAAAATGCGAAGAAATTTGAGCCCAAATATAGGCTTATCAGG AATGGTCTTGATATCAAGGTCGAGAAGTCGAGGAAGCAAATGAAAGAAAGGAAGAACAGAGCAAAGAAGATTCGTGGTGTTAAGAAG ACTAAGGCGGGTGATGTAGCCAAGGCCGGCAAGAAGAAATAA
- the LOC142554662 gene encoding uncharacterized protein LOC142554662: MWWEATEEAIRESGQIISWEVFRTRFIQEYSPPSYYSAKEAEFNQLVQGNMSVGEYASQFSALLAYVPHVSNSDRFQDFEFYARTEPDDTYLVMTGAPTTYAEAVEKAKNIEAILLWGGPQQVPSFNSQGFGSSIQMPVGIPHQPPQSKQPPKQQKFRAKGNRFKKKSYSSSSSSGSSRGGRSSGYVRDSCGRCGGRHPTTQCTGVQGDFHTCGLSRHYARPSYQQPRGSAQQYFPGPQQARVHALTQDQVHETPRGVIADTGASHSFLSAAFIDEHEIATTLLLDTVSMSTPAGVYLMSREIVLNCVIRFDDNLVITNLIKLSMSDFDCILGMDTLTNYRATVDCFHGVVRFRPYYGNKWNFYGNNSQSRIPLVTAMEMVRLLSAGNEGFMIYAVDVTQEEMLKGLDIPMVKDLRDEIPGFPPQREIYFNIELMSGTNPISRAPYRLALAELKELKEQLRDLQEKGYIRPKCESSFQALKEKLTTTPVLALPSGSSGFVVCTDASLNGLGWRMNLVADALSRKAQNVMLTSLNIFKIHEHLGTSGWTYQTSGDYFIVSSIKLEPQIITSIKAAQRTDPHIHRLKEFAQTNQSHKFSVASYGSFRFNGRLVVPNLIDLKEAILREAHCSRHIIHLGNRKMYHTLRAHLGGKVKAERMRPGCMLNSLEVPQWNWEHIAMDFVTHLPRSNHGCDAI; encoded by the exons ATGTGGTGGGAAGCCACAGAGGAAGCAATCCGAGAATCTGGTCAGATAATTTCTTGGGAGGTATTCCGTACTCGTTTTATTCAAGAATACTCGCCTCCATCTTATTATTCTGCTAAGGAAGCCGAGTTCAATCAGTTGGTTCAGGGAAATATGTCGGTGGGAGAGTATGCCTCTCAATTTTCTGCTCTTCTAGCTTATGTACCTCATGTATCTAATAGTGATCGATTCCAAGATTTCGAGTTTTATGCAAGGACTGAACCGGACGATACATACTTGGTTATGACTGGAGCACCAACTACCTATGCTGAAGCAGTAGAGAAGGCAAAGAATATTGAGGCTATTTTGCTTTGGGGAGGACCACAACAAGTTCCATCTTTTAATTCCCAAGGGTTCGGGAGTAGCATTCAGATGCCAGTGGGCATACCTCATCAGCCTCCACAGTCAAAGCAGCCACCGAAGCAGCAGAAATTCAGGGCTAAAGGAAATCGGTTTAAGAAGAAGTCTTACAGTAGTTCATCTAGTTCAGGCAGTTCTCGTGGAGGAAGATCTAGTGGTTATGTTCGAGATTCTTGTGGGAGATGTGGAGGTAGGCATCCTACTACCCAGTGCACAGGAGTTCAGGGAGACTTCCATACATGTGGATTATCGAGACATTATGCGAGA CCTAGCTACCAACAGCCGAGAGGATCTGCTCAGCAGTACTTTCCAGGACCTCAGCAGGCTAGGGTGCATGCTTTGACGCAGGACCAGGTTCATGAGACGCCCAGAGGGGTCATTGCAG acacaggagcatctcattcatttctTTCTGCTGCATTTATCGATGAGCATGAGATAGCTACTACCTTGTTGTTGGATACGGTGTCTATGTCTACCCCTGCTGGTGTGTATTTGATGTCTCGTGAGATAGTTCTGAACTGTGTGATTAGATTTGATGATAACCTtgtgataactaatctaatcaaATTATCTATGTCTGACTTCGActgtattttgggaatggatacTTTGACGAATTATCGAGccaccgttgattgtttccatggagttgtcagatttagaCCTTATTATGGCAATAAGTGGAACTTTTATGGTAATAATTCTCAGTCACGCATTCCTTTAGTGACAGCGATGGAAATGGTTAGACTACTATCGGCAGGGAATGaaggattcatgatttatgcagTTGATGTCACACAGGAAGAAATGTTGAAAGGTTTAGATATTCCTATGGTAAAGGATCTTCGTGATGAAATTCCTGGTTTTCCTCctcaaagggaaatatatttcaatattgAGTTAATGTCAGGGACGaatcctatttctagagcaccGTATCGTTTGGCTCTAGcggagttgaaagaactcaaggaACAATTACGAGACTTACAGGAGAAAGGTTATATTAGACCAA AATGTGAATCAAGTTTTCAGGCTTTGAAGGAAAAGTTGACAACAACTCCAGTGTTAGCTTTACCTTCAGGCTCAAGTGGATTTGTTGTGTGTACAGATGCTTCTCTGAATGGACTGGGAT GGCGAATGAATCTAGTTGCAGATGCACTTAGCAGGAAAGCTCAAAACGTTATGCTGACATCtctgaatatttttaaaatccaCGAGCACTTGGGAACATCAGGATGGACTTATCAAACAAGTGGAGATTACTTTATAGTTTCATCTATCAAATTAGAGCCACAGATAATAACAAGCATTAAAGCAGCACAGAGAACTGATCCGCATATTCATAGATTGAAAGAATTTGCTCAAACAAATCAGTCACATAAGTTCAGTGTTGCCTCATATGGTAGTTTTCGCTTTAATGGGAGACTTGTGGTTCCTAATTTGATAGATCTGAAAGAAGCTATACTacgtgaagcacattgtagtcgaCACATCATACATCTAGGAAATCGAAAGATGTATCATACTTTGAGAGCTCATTTGGGTGGGAAg GTTAAAGCTGAACGAATGAGACCTGGCTGTATGTTAAATAGTCTTGAAGTACCACAGTGGAATTGGGAgcacattgctatggatttcgtgacacACCTACCTCGTTCTAATCATGGTTGTGATGCAATTTAG